The Deltaproteobacteria bacterium genome window below encodes:
- the tnpA gene encoding IS200/IS605 family transposase, with translation MAHSFANLLTHLIFSTKGRFPQIDQDLKPQLTAYMGGIIRELHGIALLIDGTRDHVHLLVRLPPTIALANVLRVLKANSSRWVHKRWPARADFAWQTGYGAFSVSQSNATAVLRYIANQEQHHRQVSFQQEMRTYLHKNKIDRDERSLSE, from the coding sequence ATGGCCCATTCATTCGCCAATCTATTGACCCACCTCATCTTCAGCACCAAAGGCCGATTCCCCCAGATCGATCAAGATCTCAAGCCACAACTCACGGCATACATGGGTGGAATCATACGTGAACTCCACGGGATCGCCCTCCTCATCGACGGCACTCGCGATCATGTCCATCTGCTGGTCCGCCTCCCCCCTACCATTGCGCTTGCCAACGTGTTGCGGGTGCTCAAAGCTAATTCCTCACGTTGGGTGCACAAACGCTGGCCAGCACGTGCCGACTTCGCCTGGCAAACCGGCTACGGTGCCTTCAGCGTCAGCCAATCGAACGCCACTGCCGTTTTGCGATACATTGCCAACCAAGAACAACACCATCGCCAGGTCTCGTTTCAACAAGAAATGCGGACCTATCTACACAAGAATAAAATCGACCGCGACGAACGTTCGTTGTCGGAATGA
- a CDS encoding enoyl-CoA hydratase/isomerase family protein — protein sequence MAEQVVLFEIRDKAAWITINRPTALNALIPAVVTGIDAALDEIEKHPEVCAIVVTGTGRAFSAGADLKFIRESSGGNPRALQDFLQGIYKTFTRLEHFPRPVIAAVNGLALAGGIELVLCCDLVIAAESAKLGDAHANFGLIPGGGSSARLPRKIGPTRAKYLMYTGEFLPARELMAMGLVNEVVPDAELSNAVEKVVAKLANKSPLGLARMKYLVDDGLSQPQDTALRLEISVFDLHTGSADMQEGLAAFEQKRSPQFTGR from the coding sequence ATGGCCGAGCAAGTCGTGCTGTTTGAAATCCGCGACAAAGCCGCTTGGATCACCATCAATCGCCCGACGGCGTTGAATGCGCTGATTCCGGCAGTGGTCACCGGCATCGATGCCGCATTGGATGAAATCGAGAAACACCCGGAAGTGTGCGCCATTGTCGTCACCGGCACCGGTCGCGCCTTCAGCGCCGGGGCTGATCTCAAATTCATTCGCGAGTCGTCCGGCGGCAATCCGCGGGCGTTGCAAGATTTTCTGCAAGGGATCTACAAAACCTTCACTCGCCTGGAACATTTCCCCCGCCCGGTGATCGCGGCGGTGAATGGCTTGGCGCTGGCGGGCGGGATCGAGCTGGTCTTGTGTTGCGACCTGGTCATCGCCGCCGAGAGCGCCAAGCTGGGCGATGCGCACGCGAACTTCGGCTTGATTCCCGGCGGCGGCAGCAGCGCGCGTTTGCCACGCAAGATCGGCCCCACCCGCGCCAAATATCTGATGTACACCGGTGAGTTTTTACCGGCGCGCGAGCTGATGGCGATGGGGTTGGTGAACGAAGTCGTGCCCGACGCCGAACTCTCGAACGCAGTCGAAAAGGTTGTGGCCAAGCTCGCGAACAAGAGTCCGTTGGGCTTGGCGCGCATGAAATACCTGGTGGATGACGGACTGAGTCAGCCGCAAGACACCGCGCTGCGGCTGGAAATTTCGGTGTTCGATCTTCATACCGGCTCGGCGGACATGCAAGAAGGACTCGCCGCCTTCGAGCAGAAACGCTCGCCGCAGTTTACCGGGCGGTGA
- a CDS encoding (Fe-S)-binding protein produces the protein MLSAMIFTLAIVVAGGLFARTLYGRFRLLAAARPVARFDRIPERIGALLLYGFGQKKFVVDEQPAGWLHFFIFWGFLILVVQVVTMFGRGYSEHFFVPGLSPEQFGGPLLLVRDLMEATVFVCVVAALVRWTFTHPERLFGFRPAEDRLAEQSHIEARVILFFIMTIVLGGLVYDGGRLVYFSGEPEIEAGRFWEPVSRVVGSGLQAAFGVAGAKFASDTAWWAHNLVILAFLNVLPLSKHFHVITGLPNVFFKKTEPTGALDKMDLENSERFGISQIDQFTWKQVLDMFSCTECGRCSSECPATASGKPLAPRQLLLNLRDHLYEHPEQMLTKSGGEGEGAVKQNIVGSVIQDDVLWSCTTCRACEEACPVMIEYVDKIVDMRRHLVQEEARFPPELTRTFKGMETQGNPWGLSADKRMDWAEAEGLEIPLFADNPDAEYLYYVGCAGAFDDRNKKTTASFARLLQKAGLSFAVLGPEESCNGETARRLGNEYLYQSMAQMAVDTLNGYNVKKVIVNCPHCFNTMKNEFPQFGGNYEVVHAADLLSDLLKRGKIELKPEVNKRNVTYHDSCYYGRYNGIYEKPREILERIPGTHLQEMERNRTKAMCCGAGGGWMWMEEPRDQRVNHLRVGQALETEPDVIAVSCPFCTTMFNDGLKAKDADERVQLMNVVELVEQAAK, from the coding sequence ATGTTGTCTGCCATGATTTTCACCCTGGCTATTGTGGTGGCCGGGGGGCTTTTCGCTCGTACCCTCTATGGTCGGTTCCGTCTCTTAGCGGCGGCGCGGCCGGTGGCGCGCTTCGATCGGATTCCGGAGCGCATTGGCGCGTTGCTGCTCTACGGGTTCGGGCAGAAAAAGTTCGTGGTGGACGAGCAGCCCGCTGGCTGGCTCCACTTCTTTATCTTTTGGGGGTTCCTGATCCTTGTGGTGCAAGTGGTCACCATGTTTGGCCGCGGCTACTCCGAGCATTTTTTCGTCCCGGGGTTGTCGCCGGAACAGTTTGGCGGTCCGCTCTTACTGGTGCGGGATCTGATGGAGGCGACCGTTTTTGTCTGTGTAGTGGCCGCGTTAGTGCGCTGGACCTTCACCCATCCGGAACGGTTGTTTGGCTTTCGTCCGGCGGAGGACCGACTAGCGGAACAATCGCATATCGAAGCCCGCGTGATTCTGTTTTTCATCATGACCATCGTGCTCGGTGGTTTGGTGTATGACGGTGGGCGACTGGTCTATTTCTCGGGGGAGCCCGAAATCGAGGCTGGACGCTTTTGGGAGCCGGTGAGCCGTGTGGTCGGCAGCGGTCTCCAGGCCGCCTTCGGTGTGGCTGGGGCCAAGTTCGCCAGCGACACAGCTTGGTGGGCGCACAACCTCGTCATCCTTGCCTTCCTCAACGTGCTGCCCCTGTCCAAACATTTCCACGTGATTACCGGCCTGCCCAACGTATTCTTCAAGAAAACGGAGCCGACGGGTGCGTTGGATAAGATGGACTTGGAAAACTCCGAGCGCTTCGGCATCTCGCAAATCGATCAGTTCACCTGGAAGCAAGTCCTCGACATGTTCAGTTGCACCGAGTGCGGGCGTTGTTCATCCGAGTGCCCGGCCACCGCCAGCGGCAAGCCCTTGGCGCCGCGGCAGCTTCTTTTGAACCTGCGCGATCATCTCTACGAGCATCCCGAACAGATGCTGACGAAAAGCGGTGGCGAGGGGGAAGGGGCCGTCAAACAAAATATCGTCGGCAGCGTGATTCAGGATGATGTGTTGTGGTCCTGTACGACCTGCCGTGCCTGCGAAGAAGCCTGTCCGGTCATGATCGAGTACGTCGATAAGATCGTCGACATGCGTCGTCACCTCGTACAAGAAGAAGCGCGCTTTCCTCCCGAACTCACCCGTACCTTCAAAGGGATGGAGACCCAAGGCAACCCGTGGGGGCTCAGCGCCGACAAGCGGATGGACTGGGCCGAGGCCGAAGGCTTGGAGATTCCGTTATTTGCCGACAACCCCGACGCCGAATACCTGTATTACGTCGGTTGCGCGGGTGCGTTCGACGACCGCAACAAGAAGACCACGGCTTCTTTCGCCCGCTTGCTGCAGAAAGCCGGCTTGAGCTTCGCCGTGTTAGGGCCGGAGGAGTCGTGCAACGGCGAGACGGCCCGTCGTCTGGGCAACGAGTATTTGTACCAGAGCATGGCGCAAATGGCCGTGGACACTCTCAATGGCTATAACGTCAAAAAAGTGATCGTCAACTGTCCGCACTGCTTCAACACCATGAAGAACGAATTCCCGCAGTTCGGCGGGAATTACGAAGTCGTTCACGCTGCGGATCTGTTGTCCGATCTGCTCAAACGCGGGAAGATCGAACTCAAGCCCGAGGTAAACAAGCGCAACGTGACCTACCACGATTCCTGTTATTACGGACGCTACAACGGCATCTACGAAAAGCCGCGCGAGATTCTCGAACGCATCCCCGGCACCCATCTGCAAGAAATGGAACGCAACCGCACCAAGGCCATGTGCTGTGGCGCTGGCGGCGGCTGGATGTGGATGGAAGAGCCGCGCGATCAACGCGTGAACCACCTCCGCGTCGGGCAGGCGTTGGAAACCGAGCCCGACGTGATCGCGGTCTCCTGTCCGTTCTGCACCACCATGTTCAACGATGGCCTTAAAGCCAAAGATGCCGACGAGCGCGTGCAGCTCATGAATGTGGTGGAACTCGTGGAACAGGCGGCGAAGTGA